CTGTCCATGCCCTGACAGAAAAACTAATCAGGCATCTCACAGGAAATGAAATGAGCTTCCAGTCTGTATCAGGAGATAAGTCAATCATTGCCGTAAGCCAGCAGGAACCGGGAAGAGTTCTCCTCTTCTCCCCTATTATCGATGCCCGTGTTTATATAGATGGAGAGTTTTCCGCCTATACCCTGGGCGATGCGACAGAGCCTCAGGAACTGGTACTGCCGGCGGGCAGGCATGTAATAAGAACACACTTAACCGGGGATTTCGGTGTTGTTCAGACTCCGGAAATTCTTTTTTCAGACTGGCAGGTGGAATTCAACCTTGAGGCAGGTCAGACACTTGTACTGGAGGATAAAACGACTCATTTCAATTCCATCCTCTACGATCTGCAGCAGGTGATCAGGGAGAGGACCACACTCATTCCCGGCTCAGGAGAAACTGCAAGGGTTGAACATAATACAACATTCCTGAATCGAAAAGCTGAGGAAGTTTCCATTGACCTGGAAATAAATTTCATCGAGTCAGAAGATGAACCGGGAGGCGGGCTTGCCCTTGTCCACCTGATATATGACGGTATGGAACAAAATCTCAAATACAGCTGTCCCTCGGGTGTATCGGAAGATTTCAAACTGGACCTTGGCAATGCAGAACTCAGAATAGACCTGGACTGTTATTCCGAACATCGATGGAAACTGGACTACAGCATCTGGCGTACAGATATCTACCAGGGTCTTCACCGGGAAGAGCCGCATCAGAAACCCTGATAAATAGCATTCTCCTTTCTATATACCACAGGAGGAACTCCGAAATGCTTTCGGAAGAGCCGGTAAAAATATCCAAGATTATCAAAACCCAGAGAAAGGGCGATATCCAGGACAGCGGTGTTTGAGTGCTCCAGCATCAGAGCCGCACGCTCCATCTTCTGTCTATTCAGCCATGAAGAAGGTGTGGTATCCAGAAACCTGCGAAAGGAACGGGACAGATGTTCTGGAGATTTCCCGGACAGATCAGACATATCCTTCACAGTCAGCTGATCACCCATCCGGCCGTCTACTTCAAGCATCAGAGTCTTCATCCATAAGGGAAGAACCTGATCTTTTTTCTCCTCATAATCAGGTGGACCAAGCAATTCTGCTGCCAGACTCAATAAAAATCTGCTGAGAAGAATATCTCCGTATTCTGATTTCTGGTACAGAAAAAGTTGCTCCAGATCATTTAGAATCCTCGATCCCTCATCCCTTAAAAAATGCGTATAAAGACGGCCCTCTATCTTCTTTGCTTCAAAGAGTTCACGCAGATGAAGAGAATCCATTAAATTGTCCCAGTATTCCAGAGGGAGGATCAGATTGTAAAAGTCAAAGCCCCGCCCCGTCAGACTATGATAATCTGTTTCTTTTATTGAAAGAAGATCCCCCTCCTTCATGACTATTTCCTGATCATCAAAGTGATGAGTCAGTTCCCCTTCAAAGAGATAGTAAAACTCAAAAACTCCCTGGTGTCTGTGCCTGGAAAAAGACCAGGGTCTATGGGTACTGATTCTGTGCAATGCGTAATTGAAAGGAGTTATATCCTGAGATTGTATGGTGACGACATCTTCCATATACAAAAAATACATTAAAATATCAAATATATACAATAAAATATCAGATAAAATTAAGATTATATCAAATGAATAATATTACAATACAGAATATAAAACATATATTGGGACATGTCCCTGAGGATATAAAGATGAAACAAGACTACAAATTCCCTTCAGACTTTGTCTGGGGTTCGGCTACGGCCTCATATCAGATAGAAGGAGCATGGCAGGAAGACGGAAGAGGTGAAAGTACCTGGGACAGATTCTGCCGTATTCCCGGTAAAGTCATCGGCGGAGACACAGGAAATGTTGCCTGTGATCATTATCACCGTTTCAAAGAAGATGTAGCTCTTATGAAAGACCTGGGTCTGAAGAACTACCGTTTTTCCGTTGCCTGGCCCCGTATTATCCCCGGAGGAGAAGGGGCTGTTAATCAAAAAGGACTGGATTTCTACAACAAGCTGGTAGATGAACTGCTGGCAGCAGATATCGAGCCCCTGATTACACTCTTCCACTGGGATCTTCCTCAGGTTCTTCAGAGTAAATATGGCGGATGGAAAGATAAGAGAATGGCTCAGCTCTTTGCCGACTACAGTGATGTTGTCAGCCGCAGTCTGGGAGACAGGGTAAAAAAATGGGCCACCATAAATGAGATCATGTGCTTTACAACTCTGGCTCATAAATCCGACTGGCATGCCCCGGGAGGATTTGAGAGCGACAAAATAAGCAATCAGACTGTTCATCATGCCCTTCTGGGACATGGTCTGGCCACACAGGTTCTCAGGAAGAATGTCAAAGACTCCTTTGTAGGACTTGTTGATAATAACGATGCCCCCTGGCCGGTATTAGACACAGAAGAACATCGCAAGGCTGCAAGGAAGGCATGGAAAGATAGAAATGCACAGCGCCTCTTTCCCATGATGACTGGTGAATACGATGAAGAAGCCTATGTTCTTCACAACGGAGAGATGCCTGACTATACGGCCGAAGAGATGAAAATCATCAGCAGCCCGGTAGATTACATCGGTATAAACTTCTATAACTGCCCCCCCGTAGAAGCAGCAGACAACAAGGAAGGTTATAAAGAGGTACAACTGCCAAAGGGCTATCCCCGTACAGAAATGGGCTGGCCTATTACTCCGGACGCCCTATACTGGAATCTGAAATACCTGAAAGATTTTTTCCCTGAAATTCCTGTGTACATCACAGAAAACGGAATGGCGGGAAAAGACCGCGTATCCTCCGACGGCAGTGTAAAAGACTATGACAGAATCGAATACCTGAGAACACATCTGCGAGCCTGTCACCGGGCCATCGAAGAGGGAGCCAATCTGAAGGGCTACTATCTCTGGTCTCTTATGGATAATTTTGAATGGGCCTACGGTTACAGCAAACGCTTTGGAATGATCCGTGTTGAATATGATACACAAAAGAGGATCGTAAAAGAATCGGGAAAATACTACAGCCGGGTTATGAAGAAAAACCGGGTCCTCTAAGTAAATATGTTATAGGATGCCTCCAGTCTTTTGGTATATACTAAATGACAATAGACAGGAGGCATTTCATGAGCCGGAAAATACTGAGTCATCTATCTTCAGAACTGGAAGAACTTAAATCGAAGGGACTCTATAAAAACGAGAGAGTTATCAGCTCTCCACAGAGAGCAAAAATTACTGTACAGGATGGCAGGGAAGTCCTGAATTTCTGCGCCAACAACTACCTTGGACTGGCGGATAATCCCGAACTGATTGAAGCCGCAAAAGCATCCCTGGACAACTACGGTTACGGACTCTCTTCAGTCCGTTTTATCTGCGGTACCCAGACCATCCACAAAGAGCTGGAAGCCGGAATTTCAGAATTTCTCAAGACAGAAGATACCATCCTCTACTCCTCATGCTTTGATGCAAACGGAGGACTTTTCGAAACACTGCTGGGTTCCGAAGATGCAATCATAAGCGATGAACTGAACCATGCAAGCATCATAGACGGAGTACGTCTATGCAAAGCCCGGCGCTACCGTTATAAAAATAACAATATGGCAGATCTGGAAGAACAGCTCAAAGAGGCCTCTGATGCCCGCTTCCGTTTAATAGCTACTGACGGAGTCTTTTCTATGGACGGGACCATTGCCGATCTTAAGGGAGTCTGCGACCTGGCTGATAAATATGATGCCCTTGTTATGGTAGATGATTCCCATGCTGTTGGATTTATAGGAGCAAGCGGTGCGGGCACCCCCGAATACCGGGGAGTTCAGGACAGAATAGATATCTATACAGGGACTCTCGGCAAGGCTCTGGGAGGAGCATCAGGGGGGTATACTTCGGGTAAAAAAGAGATAATTGCCTGGCTGCGTCAGCGTTCCCGTCCTTATCTGTTCTCCAACTCTCTGGCTCCAGTTATGACTGCAACAGCCATTAAAACCCTTGAACTTATAAAAGCAGGTTCAGAACTGAGAGAAAAACTGACAGGTCATACAAACCGTTTCAGAACTGCTCTTAAAGAGGCCGGTTTCACCATCGTTGAGGGTGAGCACCCCATAGTTCCTCTGATGCTGGGAGATGCTTCCCTGGCCGTAAATATGGCCGACAAACTCCTGGAAAAAGGGATTTACGCTATTGGCTTCTCCTTCCCTGTTGTCCCCATGGGCAAGGCGCGCATCCGTTTTCAGATGTCTGCAGCTCATAGCAGTAAAGATGTGGAATACGCCATAGAGCAGATAATCAGCTGCGGAAAAGAGCTGGGGGTGATTTGATGAGAGCACTGGCCAAGACAGAAAAACGTACGGGGCTCTGGATGATCGATGCACCAAAGCCCGAATACGGTCCCAATGATCTTCTTATAAAGATCAAAATCACTGCCATATGCGGTACTGATGTCCATATCTACAACTGGGATAAATGGTCTCAGAACACTATCCCCGTTCCCATGATCACAGGACATGAATTTGTCGGTACCGTTGAGGCGATGGGCAGCGAAGTAGCCGGATTTAACCCGGGAGACAGGGTTACAGGAGAGGGACACCTTACCTGTGGTCACTGTCGAAACTGCCGCGCCGGAAAAAGACATCTCTGCCGGAACACCGAAGGTATCGGAGTGAATAAAACGGGCTGCTTTGCAGAATACCTTGTGCTCCCCGCGGACAATGCATTCAAACTGGATGATTTTATCTCAGATGAAGTTGCGGCTATTTTCGACCCTTTCGGCAATGCTGTTCATACGGCTCTCTCCTACGACCTGGTAGGTGAAGATGTACTGATTACGGGTGCCGGACCTATCGGCATCATGGCGGCCGCCGTAGCCAGGCATGCGGGGGCCCGTTATGTCATAATCACCGATGTAAATGAATACCGCCTGAATCTGGCTCGTCAGATGGGGGTAACCCGGGCAATCAATATTAAGACAGACAATCTGGAAGATATAATGAGCGAGCTCCATATGCTGGAAGGCTTTGATGTGGGCCTTGAGATGTCGGGCAACGCTGCGGCTCAGAATCAGCTCTTTGAAAAGATGAATAATGGAGGCCATGTGGCCTTACTGGGTATACCACCGGGAGACAGTACGGTAAACTGGAATCAGATCATCTTCAAAGGACTCCATCTTAAGGGAATCTATGGTAGAGAAATGTTCGAAACCTGGTATAAGATGGCAGCCATGATCCGTTCGGGACTTGATATCACCAGGATAATAACCCACAGAATGCCTGTAGAGGAGTTCGAACGTGGATTTGAAATAATGAGCGGAGGGCAGTCCGGAAAAATACTGTTGTATTGGGAGTAAGAAATCTGAAAACAAAGCAAAGTCTCTACAGCCTGAGCTATTTTACATTATTCGGGGCCATAGCCGCGCTATCCCCCTTCTTCCCTCTCCTGCTGCAGAGCAAGGGATTTGAACCTTCACGCATTGGTTTTCTACTGGGAAGTTATGAGATGATCAGCATCATGGGACTCTTGCTCATCGGTCATTTCTATGACAGTTTCCGCTCCCCCAGACGCACCATATTTACCATATGTCTGGCATCTATAATCGTCCTCTTTCTTATTGCCCGTGAAGAGAACCTCATAATGATTGTACCCCTGACACTGGCAATGGGCTTTGTTATCAAATCACCGGCGTCTTTAATGGATGCCCACTACGGACAGAATATACCGAATGCCGAAAAGAGCTATGGAAAAGCAAGGCTCTTCGGCAGCCTCGGTTTTTTTACAGTTGCTATGCTGATTCAGCTGACCGGAATTGTAGAAGCATCCCGGCCTCTTAGCATATTCAGAGCGTTCTCCATATTGCTTTCCATCAGCATGGCCCTTCTGATTTTCCTCCCTAAGGCACACCAGCACAAAAATGAGAAGGTAAAAACATCCTTTTTAAGTAAAGTGAAATCCTTCCCTCTTGTGTTCTGGGCAGGCCTTGGCATAGCCTTTTTCAATCATCTGGGGATGTCGGGACATTATACTTTTTTCTCTCTGTTAATGAGCAACAAGTTCGGCAGGACCGATGTGGGTGGTCTCTGGGCCATAGGTCCATTATTCGAACTACCCCTGTTCTTCTTTTCCGCCTGGCTGCTGCAGAAACTTGGTTTGAAAAAATTATGGATTATCGGACTGGCTGCAGGGTTTATCAGGATGCAGGTCTACTCCCTGTCATCCACGATTCTCCCATTGTATGTGGTGCAGATTTGCCACAGTGTATCCTTCGGTTTCAACCATCTATGCATGATTACTCTTATCACCCGTTTTGTACCAACTGAAAGCAGGGGACTTGCCATGGCTTTGTTCTCGGCTGTCTCCATGGGACTGTCCCTTTTTGTCGGTGGATTCCTCGGTGGATGGATTCTGCATCACAGCGGCTATACCCTGCTCTTTCAGGTTCTATCCGCAGCTCCCCTTCTGGGGATTGTTACGGCAGGACTCTTTCTGAAAGAGAATAGATCAGTAGGAGAATAAGGAGGCGGCAACAGCCAGGCCCGCTCCGGATGCAACAGCAAGAACTTTATCGCCCCTTTTAATATTGTCATCCTGTACCGCATGGTGGAAAGCCATGGGGATACAGGCACTCCCTGTATATCCATATCGATCCATAACACATGTTGTTTTGCTATGATCCTGCTCTAAAACATCCATCACATCCATAATTACTTTTTTATTTATCTGTGTAAAAAGATAGTGATCAATATCATCTCTTTTCAGCTTGTGCTTCTGAAGCAGTTTATCAACTATCTCTGGCCATAGTTTGACATTTCTGTCACCGGGAAGGCGCTGCAGCAGCTGCAGACCGTATTCATTATTCTCAAGGCGTTCTTTAGTAACCGGCTGTCTGGTACCACCGCTGTAAACTCCGATATAATTCCACTGAGTTCCATCAGACAGAAGCTGACCACCCATGTACTTATCTTCACGGTTTTCCAGAATAACGGCACCCGCACCGTCTGCAAAAATTGAATATGCAAAGACATCCCCTGCTCTGGCATAAGCAGGCATATTGTAAACACCAATAACACAGGCGTAACGGAGGGAAGCATCAGATTTTAAGAGGGCCTGAGCATTATGGAGTGCAGCTACAAAACTTGAGCAGCTTGCGTTAATATCATATGTTCCGGTATAGCGCTGACCTTTCTGAATTCGTCCCTGTACCAGCATACTGGTGGCCGGTGAAATGTACTCCGGGGTATCTGTCCCGACAACAAAAAGATCAATTTCGTCAGGATCAATTGATGCAGCCTCAATAGCATTCCGTGCCGCTTTCTCGGCAAAATCAGCTGTTGTTTCGTTAATACCTCTTAGATGGGCAATATGTCTGTTTTCAATTCCAAGCTTTGCTTTAGTTCTCTCACCGTCAAACTCAATCCCTGCCAGAGTCATAAGCTCCTGATTGGAAATGGCATTACCCGGAGCATAGACTCCTGTAGAAAGAATTCTCATAAAGAAACCCCTTTTATTAAATATTGAGATATTGTCTTTAATAATGCAGAGCTGTCAGAAACCCTGTCATTCAACAGCCCCTCAATACCGACATAGTGAGACAGTCCGATAAGAAAATTTGCCGTAATACGTCTATCCTTCTCATCCTCAATGCTGAGATTTTTCATATATCCCTGTTCAAATGAATTATAATATTCACTGACCCAGGGCTTACTGACAAATTCAGCTTCCCTGATAATGGCGTAGTATTCTGTATGCCTGCTCATATAGGATAAAAAGAAATAGATACCGAAAACTTCTTTTTCAAACCGGCTTTTATATGGGAGGGTCTGCTCCGATAGAAATAAACGGATTCGGTGACCGATTAATCTGATCAACTCTGAGAAGAATTCCTCTTTTTTATTAAAATAAGTATAGAAAGTTCCAACTGCCAGACCTGTTTCTCTAGCGATATCCCCAACACCGATGGCATGATATCCCTTATCACCTATAAGCTTGATACCTGAAGAGAGGAGCCTTGAACGGCTGTCTTCAGCTGAGTCCTCTGAATAAGAAAAAAAACTGTCGGGAATATCAGGAATCAGACCTTCCTTTTCGTCTCTGAAAACTCCGTTTAATATAAGGTCTCTTATTTTTTCAGGCTCCCTGGGCAGACCGTCATACAGTGCTCTGGTAGAACAGAAGCGGATTCCCGAAATAATATAAAGATATTCCGCTTCCCTCACTTCCCTGCCGAAAATAGTACTGATTACTTCAATATAGATAGTCCGCAGTCTTTCCTCATACTCGGGAAAACGATACTGCCCCTCTCTGAAAACAGAGACATACTGCTTATGATTAATTCCGACGTTGTTTAATGTTGTAATAAAATCAAGAAGCTGCTCTTCTTTCGTATTTCCCTGAATATCTTCGAGTTCACTTTTGAAACGGCTGAGAAACTCCTCGAGGAGAACACGTACCAGATTATCTTTTTTTGAATAATATCGATAAAAGACACCATTGGAGACACCCGCATGACGGCAGACTTCCGCTATTGAAACAGTTTCAAACCAACTTGTAGAAAATAGTTCCAATGCGGCTTTTCTAATTTTTAGATCAGTATCTTTAGCCATCAGTCATTTTCTCCAAGAACACACAACAGAATATTCCAGAAATCATCCGGCTTTTCCACCATGGGACTGTGTCCGCAGTTTTCAATTTCATAATAAGAGGCTTTAAAAAAGTCTGCACTCTCAAGAGCGGAATCTTTGCTGATGAGGATATCTTTATCACCCCTGAGAACATGTACGGTACCTTTATAATTATTAACCCTGCCCCGGTAATCTGCAACTGCCAATGCTTCTGCATGACCGATAAATGCCTCAGATTTCATTTTCTGAGCATCATCTACAAGCTTTTCAAGAAGGATTTCATCCGACAGTTCGGGAGCAATAGATGCTATCGCTTTTTTCAACACATCACGATTATCCCGATATGCTTCAATTGCAGGATAGTGCTCCCGGGGAGTAACAAACCCCTGTACAGGAGAGGAATCTACCAATATCAACTGCTCCACTCTCTCAGGGCTGGATAGTGCAAAATCCAT
This genomic window from Oceanispirochaeta sp. M1 contains:
- a CDS encoding alpha/beta fold hydrolase encodes the protein MDKSIMLIDGMTIRMRRNNPSEPNTVPIVMLHGNLGSGLWYEQIIDRYSGNCAAPDLPNFGDSGRMDSWMIPDYSAWLGKIADELNWERFILLGHSFGGAVAMDFALSSPERVEQLILVDSSPVQGFVTPREHYPAIEAYRDNRDVLKKAIASIAPELSDEILLEKLVDDAQKMKSEAFIGHAEALAVADYRGRVNNYKGTVHVLRGDKDILISKDSALESADFFKASYYEIENCGHSPMVEKPDDFWNILLCVLGEND
- a CDS encoding 3-oxoacyl-ACP synthase III family protein, which encodes MRILSTGVYAPGNAISNQELMTLAGIEFDGERTKAKLGIENRHIAHLRGINETTADFAEKAARNAIEAASIDPDEIDLFVVGTDTPEYISPATSMLVQGRIQKGQRYTGTYDINASCSSFVAALHNAQALLKSDASLRYACVIGVYNMPAYARAGDVFAYSIFADGAGAVILENREDKYMGGQLLSDGTQWNYIGVYSGGTRQPVTKERLENNEYGLQLLQRLPGDRNVKLWPEIVDKLLQKHKLKRDDIDHYLFTQINKKVIMDVMDVLEQDHSKTTCVMDRYGYTGSACIPMAFHHAVQDDNIKRGDKVLAVASGAGLAVAASLFSY
- a CDS encoding GH1 family beta-glucosidase — its product is MKQDYKFPSDFVWGSATASYQIEGAWQEDGRGESTWDRFCRIPGKVIGGDTGNVACDHYHRFKEDVALMKDLGLKNYRFSVAWPRIIPGGEGAVNQKGLDFYNKLVDELLAADIEPLITLFHWDLPQVLQSKYGGWKDKRMAQLFADYSDVVSRSLGDRVKKWATINEIMCFTTLAHKSDWHAPGGFESDKISNQTVHHALLGHGLATQVLRKNVKDSFVGLVDNNDAPWPVLDTEEHRKAARKAWKDRNAQRLFPMMTGEYDEEAYVLHNGEMPDYTAEEMKIISSPVDYIGINFYNCPPVEAADNKEGYKEVQLPKGYPRTEMGWPITPDALYWNLKYLKDFFPEIPVYITENGMAGKDRVSSDGSVKDYDRIEYLRTHLRACHRAIEEGANLKGYYLWSLMDNFEWAYGYSKRFGMIRVEYDTQKRIVKESGKYYSRVMKKNRVL
- a CDS encoding CsgG/HfaB family protein — translated: MKKRQILNKRALPLILMSVILILMLGITAGIFAKDGKISLAVLPFENLNNDPDQDYLAGLIGSIIRQDLSLSGMVFLVDRENMDDVLEEQKLQFTGVMDDKSIIETGRLVGAQYILKGGFVFLGQDLFLNLDLINTETGRSYSFSERGYQENTVHALTEKLIRHLTGNEMSFQSVSGDKSIIAVSQQEPGRVLLFSPIIDARVYIDGEFSAYTLGDATEPQELVLPAGRHVIRTHLTGDFGVVQTPEILFSDWQVEFNLEAGQTLVLEDKTTHFNSILYDLQQVIRERTTLIPGSGETARVEHNTTFLNRKAEEVSIDLEINFIESEDEPGGGLALVHLIYDGMEQNLKYSCPSGVSEDFKLDLGNAELRIDLDCYSEHRWKLDYSIWRTDIYQGLHREEPHQKP
- a CDS encoding glycine C-acetyltransferase, translating into MSRKILSHLSSELEELKSKGLYKNERVISSPQRAKITVQDGREVLNFCANNYLGLADNPELIEAAKASLDNYGYGLSSVRFICGTQTIHKELEAGISEFLKTEDTILYSSCFDANGGLFETLLGSEDAIISDELNHASIIDGVRLCKARRYRYKNNNMADLEEQLKEASDARFRLIATDGVFSMDGTIADLKGVCDLADKYDALVMVDDSHAVGFIGASGAGTPEYRGVQDRIDIYTGTLGKALGGASGGYTSGKKEIIAWLRQRSRPYLFSNSLAPVMTATAIKTLELIKAGSELREKLTGHTNRFRTALKEAGFTIVEGEHPIVPLMLGDASLAVNMADKLLEKGIYAIGFSFPVVPMGKARIRFQMSAAHSSKDVEYAIEQIISCGKELGVI
- a CDS encoding TetR/AcrR family transcriptional regulator, coding for MAKDTDLKIRKAALELFSTSWFETVSIAEVCRHAGVSNGVFYRYYSKKDNLVRVLLEEFLSRFKSELEDIQGNTKEEQLLDFITTLNNVGINHKQYVSVFREGQYRFPEYEERLRTIYIEVISTIFGREVREAEYLYIISGIRFCSTRALYDGLPREPEKIRDLILNGVFRDEKEGLIPDIPDSFFSYSEDSAEDSRSRLLSSGIKLIGDKGYHAIGVGDIARETGLAVGTFYTYFNKKEEFFSELIRLIGHRIRLFLSEQTLPYKSRFEKEVFGIYFFLSYMSRHTEYYAIIREAEFVSKPWVSEYYNSFEQGYMKNLSIEDEKDRRITANFLIGLSHYVGIEGLLNDRVSDSSALLKTISQYLIKGVSL
- a CDS encoding MFS transporter, coding for MGVRNLKTKQSLYSLSYFTLFGAIAALSPFFPLLLQSKGFEPSRIGFLLGSYEMISIMGLLLIGHFYDSFRSPRRTIFTICLASIIVLFLIAREENLIMIVPLTLAMGFVIKSPASLMDAHYGQNIPNAEKSYGKARLFGSLGFFTVAMLIQLTGIVEASRPLSIFRAFSILLSISMALLIFLPKAHQHKNEKVKTSFLSKVKSFPLVFWAGLGIAFFNHLGMSGHYTFFSLLMSNKFGRTDVGGLWAIGPLFELPLFFFSAWLLQKLGLKKLWIIGLAAGFIRMQVYSLSSTILPLYVVQICHSVSFGFNHLCMITLITRFVPTESRGLAMALFSAVSMGLSLFVGGFLGGWILHHSGYTLLFQVLSAAPLLGIVTAGLFLKENRSVGE
- a CDS encoding AraC family transcriptional regulator, whose protein sequence is MEDVVTIQSQDITPFNYALHRISTHRPWSFSRHRHQGVFEFYYLFEGELTHHFDDQEIVMKEGDLLSIKETDYHSLTGRGFDFYNLILPLEYWDNLMDSLHLRELFEAKKIEGRLYTHFLRDEGSRILNDLEQLFLYQKSEYGDILLSRFLLSLAAELLGPPDYEEKKDQVLPLWMKTLMLEVDGRMGDQLTVKDMSDLSGKSPEHLSRSFRRFLDTTPSSWLNRQKMERAALMLEHSNTAVLDIALSLGFDNLGYFYRLFRKHFGVPPVVYRKENAIYQGF
- the tdh gene encoding L-threonine 3-dehydrogenase; amino-acid sequence: MRALAKTEKRTGLWMIDAPKPEYGPNDLLIKIKITAICGTDVHIYNWDKWSQNTIPVPMITGHEFVGTVEAMGSEVAGFNPGDRVTGEGHLTCGHCRNCRAGKRHLCRNTEGIGVNKTGCFAEYLVLPADNAFKLDDFISDEVAAIFDPFGNAVHTALSYDLVGEDVLITGAGPIGIMAAAVARHAGARYVIITDVNEYRLNLARQMGVTRAINIKTDNLEDIMSELHMLEGFDVGLEMSGNAAAQNQLFEKMNNGGHVALLGIPPGDSTVNWNQIIFKGLHLKGIYGREMFETWYKMAAMIRSGLDITRIITHRMPVEEFERGFEIMSGGQSGKILLYWE